The following coding sequences are from one Perognathus longimembris pacificus isolate PPM17 chromosome 13, ASM2315922v1, whole genome shotgun sequence window:
- the LOC125362407 gene encoding olfactory receptor 2AG1-like, producing MELWNSTLGSGFILEGILNDSRFPELLCATMIVLYTLALTSNGLLLLLITMDARLQVPMYLLLRQLSLIDLLLTSVIAPKAIMDFLRGDNTISFGGCALQMFLELVLGGGEDLLLAFMAYDRYVAICHPLNYTTFMSPRVLLFMVMTTWIVASLSALIYTSYTMHYPFCKSRMVKHLFCEIPPLLKLVCADTSTYELMVYLMGVMFLIPPLLAVLVSYTLILFTVLRMPSTEGRKKALVTCSSHLAVVGMYYGPASFIYVLPISFHSPKQDNILSFFYTIVTPALNPVIYSLRNKEVTGAFRRVIGKYILPSHSST from the coding sequence ATGGAGCTCTGGAATTCCACCTTGGGAAGCGGCTTCATCTTGGAGGGCATTCTGAATGACAGCAGGTTTCCTGAACTGCTCTGTGCCACAATGATAGTCCTGTACACACTGGCCCTGACCAGCAATGGGCTGCTACTCCTGCTCATCACAATGGATGCGAGGCTCCAGGTGCCCATGTACCTCCTGCTTAGGCAGCTCTCTCTCATTGACCTTCTTCTCACATCAGTTATAGCCCCCAAAGCAATCATGGACTTTCTGCGAGGAGATAATACCATCTCCTTTGGAGGCTGTGCCCTTCAGATGTTCCTGGAACTggtgctgggtgggggggaggacctGCTTCTAGCTTTTATGGCCTATGACAGGTATGTGGCCATTTGTCACCCTCTAAACTACACAACCTTCATGAGTCCAAGAGTCCTTTTGTTTATGGTGATGACAACATGGATTGTGGCATCTCTGAGTGCCCTCATATATACCAGTTACACTATGCACTATCCCTTCTGCAAATCCCGGATGGTAAAACATCTGTTCTGTGAGATCCCCCCTCTGCTGAAGTTGGTCTGTGCAGACACCTCTACATATGAACTCATGGTTTATTTAATGGGTGTGATGTTCCTGAttccgccacttctggctgttctggTCTCCTACACACTGATTCTCTTCACTGTGCTCCGCATGCCCTCAACtgaggggaggaagaaagcccTTGTCACCTGCTCTTCCCACCTGGCTGTGGTTGGGATGTATTATGGCCCAGCTTCATTTATATATGTGCTTCCTATATCCTTCCATAGTCCCAAACAGGACAACATCCTCTCCTTTTTCTACACAATTGTCACCCCAGCCTTGAACCCTGTCATCTACAGCCTCAGAAATAAGGAGGTCACGGGAGCCTTTAGGAGAGTTATTGGAAAATATATCCTGCCTTCACATTCCAGCACTTAA
- the LOC125362409 gene encoding olfactory receptor 2AG1-like, with protein sequence MVIWNSTLGSGFILVGILKDSRFPELLCATMIALYMVALTSNGLLLLLITMDVKLHVPMYLLLRQLSLIDLLLTSVIAPKAIMDFLRGDNTISFGGCALQMFLELVLGGGEDILVAFMAYDRYVAICHPLNYTTFMSPRVLCFMVMTIWIVASLSAVVYTSYTMHYPFCKSRMVNHLFCEIPALLKLACADTSTYELMVYLMGVMFLIPPLVAILVSYAVILFTVLRMPSKEGRKKALLTCSSHLTVVGLYYGPASLIYVLPISFHSPKQDNILSFFCTIFTPALNPIIYSLRNKEVTGALRRVLGKHILSSHSST encoded by the coding sequence ATGGTAATCTGGAACTCCACCTTGGGAAGTGGCTTCATCTTGGTGGGCATTTTGAAGGACAGCAGGTTTCCTGAGCTGCTCTGTGCCACAATGATAGCCTTGTACATGGTGGCCCTGACCAGCAATGGGCTGCTGCTCCTGCTCATCACAATGGATGTGAAGCTCCACGTGCCCATGTATCTCCTGCTTAGGCAGCTCTCTCTCATTGACCTCCTCCTCACATCAGTTATAGCTCCCAAAGCCATCATGGACTTTCTGCGAGGAGACAACACCATCTCCTTTGGAGGCTGTGCCCTTCAGATGTTCCTTGAACTGGTGCTGGGTGGGGGCGAGGACATCCTTGTGGCTTTTATGGCCTATGACAGGTATGTGGCCATCTGTCACCCTCTAAACTACACAACCTTCATGAGTCCAAGAGTCCTTTGTTTCATGGTGAtgacaatctggattgtggcatCTCTGAGTGCCGTTGTATATACCAGTTACACTATGCACTATCCCTTCTGCAAATCCCGTATGGTAAATCATCTGTTCTGTGAGATCCCAGCTCTGCTGAAGTTGGCCTGTGCAGACACCTCTACATATGAGCTCATGGTTTACTTGATGGGTGTGATGTTCTTGATTCCCCCACTTGTTGCCATTCTGGTCTCCTATGCAGTGATTCTCTTCACTGTGCTCCGCATGCCCTCtaaagaggggaggaagaaagcccTTCTCACTTGCTCTTCCCACCTGACTGTGGTTGGGCTGTATTATGGCCCAGCCTCACTTATATATGTGCTTCCTATATCCTTCCATAGTCCCAAACAGGACAACATCCTCTCCTTTTTCTGCACAATTTTCACCCCAGCATTGAACCCCATCATCTACAGCCTTAGAAATAAGGAGGTCACGGGGGCCTTGAGAAGAGTCCTTGGAAAACACATCCTTTCCTCACACTCCAGCACTTAG